Proteins found in one Mustela lutreola isolate mMusLut2 chromosome 12, mMusLut2.pri, whole genome shotgun sequence genomic segment:
- the POLE3 gene encoding DNA polymerase epsilon subunit 3, with product MAERPEDLNLPNAVITRIIKEALPDGVNISKEARSAISRAASVFVLYATSCANNFAMKGKRKTLNASDVLSAMEEMEFQRFVTPLKEALEAYRREQKGKKEASEQKKKDKDKKTDAEEQDKSRDEDNEEDEERLEEEEQNEEEEVDN from the exons ATGGCGGAGAGGCCCGAGGACCTAAACCTGCCCAATGCCGTCATCACGAGGATCATCAAGGAAGCG CTCCCGGACGGTGTCAACATTTCCAAGGAGGCCCGCAGCGCCATCTCCCGCGCCGCCAGCGTCTTCGTGCTGTACGCCACTTCCTG cgccAACAACTTCGCGATGAAAGGGAAACGCAAGACCCTGAATGCCAGTGACGTGCTCTCGGCCATGGAAGAGATGGAGTTCCAGCGGTTCGTTACCCCGTTGAAAGAAGCTCTGGAAG CATACAGGAGAGAGCAGAAAGGCAAAAAGGAAGCTTCAGAGCAAAAGAAGAAggacaaagacaagaaaacagatgCAGAAGAGCAAGACAAGAGCAGGGATGAGGACAACGAGGAAGACGAGGAAAGGCTGGAAGAAGAGGAACAGAATGAAGAGGAGGAAGTGGACAACTAA